From Temnothorax longispinosus isolate EJ_2023e chromosome 3, Tlon_JGU_v1, whole genome shotgun sequence, one genomic window encodes:
- the LOC139810444 gene encoding uncharacterized protein, whose product MFQSRSYIEPNRYELIRTQFSVLHGKAVTGESPITSWTLRCDNMRRIFDKIGVTKSKQGAGESNQQMEDPPDISWENTLGSPHGVPFDDDTKELLRKCLDVSVPPPIGVEELIRRSNEFPVKFPINTVRCATLKDRGISADTIELNANSVYPLIHEAMLPLIARWLKHKRLYGSPVEKAMYADMGLVQFIHRLLDKRAATFCGPKDRWKLLDNKTGFDGWESVGTDHEEEPLVLAKCLSYDEIKLSAMMVMSSHTEFINDGSRNNKGIVSSDPDVVQPRGVIIGVVGSRFQRPRFMEYQDIVITPEQNNIDNGYGSAMDGTLEEKRGMRVLWAKFYGEDYHPLYEEVTTRMRSKENKRYISSGCQNIFDIENYMKRTLLSAEIILLEANSRAEKQNTTAFLHVVGFGLGVWKKLQNQEVYFLKTFEIAIRKMNEKLKYVSDIMFAYFGHQKCGSAGNGDYLGDIKIHFARRAPHSRLFEADANKLLVVTYAWDGNTLPGNEFWKGSLDTSGDPAAACSTQIAELHNSKINPRACGASLHIASAEHGILHILDYAKLHLT is encoded by the exons CTGTTCTTCACGGGAAAGCGGTGACTGGAGAATCTCCAATCACCAGTTGGACACTGCGTTGCGACAACATGCGCAGGATATTCGATAAAATTGGCGTCACGAAA AGCAAACAAGGTGCAGGTGAATCAAATCAGCAAATGGAAGATCCGCCGGATATTTCATGGGAGAACACGTTGGGCTCGCCTCACGGCGTGCCCTTCGACGACGATACAAAAGAATTGCTCAGGAAGTGCCTCGATGTCTCCGTGCCGCCACCGATCGGCGTGGAGGAGCTAATCAGACGAAGCAATGAGTTCCCTGTGAAGTTCCCAATTAACACCGTAAGATGCGCTACCTTGAAGGACAGGGGAATCAGCGCGGATACTATCGAG TTAAACGCAAATTCGGTGTATCCGCTAATACACGAAGCGATGTTGCCCTTAATTGCTCGATGGCTGAAACATAAGCGATTATATGGTAGTCCTGTTGAGAAAGCCATGTATGCGGACATGGGCCTTGTCCAATTTATCCATCGCCTGCTGGATAAGAGGGCAGCCACCTTCTGCGGTCCCAAAGATCGATGGAAATTACTTGATAATAAGACCGGCTTCGATGGATGGGAGAGTGTCGGTACCGATCATGAGGAGGAACCATTG GTCCTAGCGAAATGCTTGAGCTACGACGAGATCAAATTGTCGGCAATGATGGTGATGTCTTCTCATACGGAGTTCATAAACGACGGCTCGCGAAATAACAAAGGTATCGTGAGCAGTGACCCAGACGTCGTCCAACCCAGAGGGGTCATTATAGGTGTCGTAGGCTCAAG ATTCCAGAGGCCCAGATTTATGGAGTATCAGGACATTGTCATCACGCCAGAACAAAACAATATCGATAACGG GTACGGATCCGCGATGGATGGCACACTCGAAGAAAAACGTGGGATGCGTGTTTTATGGGCCAAATTTTATGGCGAGGATTATCATCCGCTCTACGAAGAAGTCACGACGCGCATGAGGTCAAAAGAGAACAAGCGATATATATCTTCAGGCTGTCAGAATATCTTCGATATTGAGAATTACATGAAGAGAACTTTGCTCTCGGCAGAAATAATACTACTCGAGGCGAACAGCCGCGCCGAGAAACAAAACACAACCGCTTTCTTGCACGTGGTTGGTTTTGGACTCG GTGTCTGGAAAAAACTTCAGAATCAGGAAGTCTACTTCCTGAAAACATTCGAAATCGCTATCAGGAAGATGAACGAGAAGCTTAAATACGTTTCTGATATCATGTTCGCTTATTTCGGGCATCAGAAATGCGGCAGCGCAGGAAACGGCGATTATCTGGGTG atATAAAGATACATTTTGCTCGGAGAGCACCACACAGTAGACTGTTTGAAGCCGACGCGAATAAACTCCTCGTTGTAACTTATGCTTGGGATGGAAATACATTACCAG GGAATGAATTCTGGAAAGGAAGCCTAGACACTAGTGGCGATCCAGCGGCCGCGTGCAGCACTCAAATAGCCGAGCTGCATAATTCCAAGATCAATCCACGCGCGTGCGGTGCCAGCTTGCACATCGCATCCGCGGAGCATGGAATCCTACACATATTGGATTATGCGAAGCTCCATCTTACTTAG